One region of Priestia megaterium genomic DNA includes:
- a CDS encoding anti-sigma factor family protein produces MKCPKMYVNLIHEHLDGDITKENELLLKEHLHQCKGCQQHMHQLKRTIAFVQSTSHIELPMNFTAGVMAGLPREKNRIRMNRWFTNHPILSAAAVFVLLMSGTVFSAWETDEDFSVSKQPNLVIHDKTVVVPKGETVKGDITVRNGDIKIEGKVDGNVTVIHGDKYLASAGEVTGNIEELDKIFDWVWYNVKTHAKQAVDF; encoded by the coding sequence ATGAAATGTCCAAAAATGTATGTAAACCTCATTCATGAGCATTTAGATGGAGATATTACAAAAGAAAATGAACTGTTATTAAAAGAGCATTTGCACCAATGCAAAGGTTGTCAGCAGCATATGCATCAGTTAAAAAGAACGATTGCATTTGTGCAAAGCACTTCTCATATAGAATTACCTATGAACTTTACAGCAGGTGTTATGGCCGGGTTACCACGTGAGAAGAATCGAATTCGAATGAATAGATGGTTTACAAACCATCCGATTCTTAGTGCAGCTGCTGTATTTGTGCTGTTAATGTCCGGCACGGTGTTTTCAGCTTGGGAAACGGATGAAGACTTTTCTGTTTCAAAGCAGCCGAACCTGGTCATTCACGATAAAACAGTCGTTGTACCAAAAGGTGAGACCGTCAAAGGTGATATTACTGTGAGAAATGGCGATATTAAAATTGAAGGAAAAGTAGATGGAAACGTTACTGTTATACATGGTGATAAGTATCTAGCTTCTGCAGGAGAAGTGACAGGCAATATTGAAGAGTTAGACAAGATTTTTGACTGGGTATGGTATAACGTCAAAACTCATGCCAAGCAAGCTGTTGACTTTTAA
- the sigW gene encoding RNA polymerase sigma factor SigW, producing MDLLLKRKIKKVKKGDQDAFADIVEYHKDKLFHLCYRMLGNREEAQDAAQEAFIRAYVNIHSYDTSKKFSTWLYRIATNLCIDRIRKKKPDYYLDAEVAGTDGLNMYSQIAADQALPEEELEQVELQEFIQSEILKLPEKYRTVIVLKYIDELSLKEISDILDLPLGTVKTRIHRGREALRNRLRHL from the coding sequence ATGGATTTATTATTAAAAAGAAAAATAAAAAAAGTAAAAAAAGGTGACCAGGATGCGTTTGCTGACATAGTAGAATATCACAAGGATAAACTTTTTCATCTATGTTATCGAATGCTAGGAAACCGGGAAGAAGCGCAAGACGCTGCACAAGAAGCGTTTATTCGAGCCTATGTAAATATTCATAGCTATGACACGAGTAAAAAGTTTTCCACCTGGCTATATCGAATTGCTACAAATCTTTGTATTGATCGAATTCGTAAAAAAAAGCCAGACTATTATTTAGATGCAGAAGTAGCCGGGACCGACGGGTTAAATATGTACTCTCAAATAGCTGCCGATCAGGCCTTACCAGAGGAAGAGCTAGAGCAAGTAGAATTGCAAGAATTCATTCAGTCGGAAATATTAAAGCTACCTGAGAAATATCGAACTGTCATTGTCCTAAAATATATAGATGAGCTGTCGTTAAAAGAAATCAGCGATATTTTAGACCTGCCTCTTGGTACGGTAAAGACTAGAATTCACAGAGGACGTGAAGCTTTAAGAAATCGACTTCGCCACTTGTAA
- the rocF gene encoding arginase has protein sequence MNKLSIIGVPMDLGQTRRGVDMGPSAIRYAGVMERIENIGYSVEDKGNIEIALAERVHSDENTNLKNLKAVADASERLAQTVSDVITNKRFPLVLGGDHSIAIGTLAGVSRHYKNLGVIWYDAHGDLNTADTSPSGNIHGMPLAASIGIGDEALTRIGGYAPKVKPENIVIIGARSLDEGEKELIKEKGIKVYTMHEIDRMGMTKVMEETILYLRDKTDGVHLSLDLDGLDPHDAPGVGTPVIGGISYRESHLAMEMLAESQLITSAEFVEVNPILDERNKTATVAVALMGSLLGEKLV, from the coding sequence ATGAATAAGCTTTCAATTATTGGAGTACCAATGGATTTAGGTCAAACTCGCCGAGGGGTCGATATGGGGCCAAGTGCGATACGATATGCAGGTGTTATGGAACGCATCGAGAATATTGGATATAGTGTAGAAGATAAAGGGAATATTGAAATTGCCTTAGCTGAACGAGTACATAGTGATGAAAATACAAACTTAAAGAATTTAAAAGCTGTAGCGGATGCTAGCGAAAGACTTGCTCAGACCGTAAGTGATGTTATTACAAATAAAAGGTTTCCTTTAGTGCTAGGGGGAGATCACAGCATCGCTATCGGAACACTAGCAGGAGTAAGTCGTCATTATAAAAATTTGGGCGTAATTTGGTATGATGCACACGGAGATTTAAATACAGCAGATACGTCTCCTTCCGGCAATATTCACGGTATGCCATTGGCGGCAAGTATAGGTATAGGAGACGAAGCATTGACTCGAATTGGTGGCTATGCCCCTAAAGTCAAGCCCGAGAATATTGTGATTATCGGAGCCCGTTCTTTAGATGAAGGAGAAAAAGAGCTAATAAAGGAAAAAGGAATTAAAGTGTATACGATGCATGAGATAGATCGAATGGGTATGACAAAAGTAATGGAAGAAACAATTTTATATTTGCGTGATAAAACAGATGGCGTTCATCTATCACTCGATTTAGATGGACTGGATCCACATGATGCACCTGGAGTAGGAACGCCAGTTATCGGTGGAATAAGCTACAGAGAAAGTCATTTAGCTATGGAGATGTTGGCAGAATCTCAGCTAATCACTTCTGCCGAGTTTGTGGAAGTGAATCCTATTTTAGATGAGCGGAATAAAACAGCTACCGTAGCTGTTGCATTAATGGGCTCACTTTTAGGAGAAAAATTAGTATAA
- the glmM gene encoding phosphoglucosamine mutase codes for MGKYFGTDGVRGVANSELTPELAFKIGRLGGYVLTKDAERPKVLIGRDTRVSGHMLEGALVAGLLSIGAEVMRLGVISTPGVAYLTKALGAQAGVMISASHNPVQDNGIKFFGPDGFKLSDAQENEIEALMDSETDQLPRPVGGDLGQVNDYFEGGQKYLQYLKQTVDEDFSGIHVALDCAHGATSSLAAHLFADLDADISTMGASPSGLNINDGVGSTHPEALSAFLKEKGADVGLAFDGDGDRLIAIDEKGEIVDGDQIMFICAKYLYEQGRLKKNTLVSTVMSNLGFYKALEASGIESAQTGVGDRYVVEEMKANQYNLGGEQSGHIIFLDYNTTGDGMLSAIQLVNIMQATKKPLSELAAEMKKYPQLLVNVKVTDKHHVTDNEKVKVVIEEVEKEMNGNGRVLVRPSGTEPLVRVMVEAQTQEECETYVTRIVEVVKEEMGLE; via the coding sequence ATGGGTAAGTATTTTGGAACAGACGGAGTACGAGGAGTTGCCAATAGTGAATTAACTCCTGAGCTTGCTTTTAAAATTGGACGCTTAGGTGGTTACGTTCTAACAAAAGATGCAGAGCGACCAAAGGTATTAATCGGACGCGATACACGCGTTTCTGGTCATATGTTAGAAGGAGCGCTTGTTGCAGGCTTGCTTTCAATTGGTGCAGAAGTTATGCGATTAGGCGTTATTTCAACTCCAGGGGTAGCGTATTTAACAAAAGCACTTGGCGCACAAGCAGGAGTCATGATCTCTGCTTCACATAACCCAGTTCAAGATAACGGAATTAAATTCTTTGGTCCAGATGGATTTAAACTGTCAGATGCACAAGAGAATGAAATTGAAGCGTTAATGGATAGTGAAACAGATCAATTACCAAGACCTGTTGGGGGAGATTTAGGTCAGGTAAATGACTACTTCGAAGGTGGACAAAAATATCTTCAATACTTAAAACAAACGGTTGATGAAGACTTCTCAGGTATTCATGTTGCATTAGACTGTGCGCACGGAGCAACGTCGTCGTTAGCAGCACATTTATTTGCAGATTTAGATGCGGATATCTCTACAATGGGGGCATCACCAAGCGGATTAAACATCAATGACGGTGTAGGATCTACACATCCGGAAGCATTAAGTGCCTTCTTAAAAGAAAAAGGAGCGGATGTTGGGTTAGCATTTGATGGAGACGGAGATCGTTTAATCGCAATCGATGAAAAAGGCGAGATTGTAGACGGTGATCAAATCATGTTCATTTGTGCAAAGTACTTATATGAACAAGGACGTTTAAAGAAAAATACGCTTGTTTCTACTGTTATGAGTAACTTAGGCTTCTATAAAGCACTAGAAGCTAGCGGAATTGAAAGTGCACAAACTGGTGTAGGCGACCGTTATGTAGTAGAAGAAATGAAAGCTAATCAATATAACCTAGGTGGAGAACAGTCAGGTCATATTATTTTCTTAGATTACAACACAACAGGTGACGGTATGCTTTCAGCTATTCAGCTTGTAAACATTATGCAAGCAACGAAAAAGCCTTTATCAGAATTAGCAGCTGAAATGAAGAAGTATCCTCAGCTTCTTGTAAATGTAAAAGTAACGGATAAGCATCATGTTACAGATAACGAGAAGGTAAAAGTGGTTATTGAAGAAGTGGAAAAAGAAATGAACGGTAATGGCCGAGTACTTGTACGCCCTTCAGGAACAGAGCCGTTAGTACGTGTTATGGTTGAAGCACAAACACAAGAAGAATGTGAAACTTATGTAACGCGTATCGTAGAAGTAGTAAAAGAAGAAATGGGCTTAGAGTAA
- a CDS encoding aspartyl-phosphate phosphatase Spo0E family protein gives MTHTKENLLNQIEECRNNMVTLAAENPLSSLTVVRVSSELDGLLNEYEKFFSI, from the coding sequence TTGACTCATACAAAAGAAAACCTTTTGAATCAAATTGAAGAATGTAGAAATAACATGGTCACTCTTGCAGCAGAAAATCCTTTATCATCACTAACAGTGGTGAGAGTAAGCTCAGAGCTAGATGGTCTATTAAATGAATATGAAAAGTTTTTCTCTATATAA
- the cdaA gene encoding diadenylate cyclase CdaA, whose translation MPIGDLPILSYLGKIVDVLLVWFVIYKLIMVIRGTKAVQLLKGITVILVVRFISNFLGLNTLQWLMDQALTYGFLAIIIIFQPELRRALEQLGRGRLFSRSNLPEEDERTVTIEAIIKATHYMAKRRIGALISIERETGMGDYIETGIPLNSNISSELLINLFIPNTPLHDGAVILQRDQVAAAACYLPLSESPFISKELGTRHRAAVGISEVTDSVTVIVSEETGGISVTKNGELYRELTIDTLREMLEKELVTTSKATSSTRWQWRLKKNG comes from the coding sequence ATGCCTATTGGAGACCTGCCAATCCTCTCATATTTAGGAAAAATTGTTGATGTTCTCCTGGTATGGTTCGTCATATATAAATTAATTATGGTCATAAGAGGTACAAAAGCAGTACAGCTTTTAAAAGGAATCACGGTAATTTTAGTTGTCCGCTTTATAAGTAACTTCCTTGGACTAAATACGTTGCAATGGTTAATGGACCAAGCGTTAACGTATGGATTTTTAGCTATTATTATTATCTTCCAGCCAGAGCTGCGCCGAGCGCTTGAACAGCTTGGGAGAGGACGTTTGTTTTCACGCAGTAATTTGCCTGAAGAAGATGAACGTACCGTTACGATTGAGGCGATTATAAAAGCAACGCATTATATGGCTAAAAGACGCATAGGTGCATTGATCTCAATTGAAAGAGAGACGGGTATGGGTGATTATATTGAAACAGGTATACCGCTCAACTCTAATATTTCTTCTGAATTATTAATCAACTTATTTATACCGAATACACCACTTCATGATGGAGCGGTTATTTTACAGCGGGATCAAGTAGCCGCTGCAGCATGTTACTTACCTTTATCTGAAAGTCCTTTTATTTCAAAAGAATTAGGTACTCGCCATCGTGCTGCTGTAGGAATAAGTGAAGTAACAGATAGTGTGACTGTCATTGTATCTGAAGAAACTGGAGGCATTTCCGTTACCAAAAACGGTGAATTGTATCGTGAATTGACCATTGATACATTAAGAGAAATGCTAGAAAAAGAATTAGTCACAACTTCTAAAGCAACTTCTTCCACTCGTTGGCAATGGAGGTTGAAGAAGAATGGATAA
- a CDS encoding CdaR family protein, whose protein sequence is MDKLMNRSWVMKIIALLLAFMLYLSVNLDDGASSSNKILNRSSSANTGVETLTDVPVQVSYNEKNRIVRGVPDTVIMTLEGPKNILAQTKLQKDYQAYIDLDNLSLGQHRVKVQYRNISDNLNVVVKPDIVNVTIEERDSKQFSVEASYDKNKVKNGYEAGEATVSPRAVTVTGASSQLDQVAYVKAIIDLDNASKTVTKQATVVALDKNLNKLNVTVQPETVNVTIPVKNISKKVPIDVIQEGTPGDGVNITKLEPKTDTVKIIGPSDSLEKIDKIDNIPVDVTGITKSKDVKVNVPVPDGIDSVSPKQITVHVEVDKQGDEKDAEETDASAAETKSFKNLPVSLTGQSSKYTYELLSPTSVDADVKGPKSDLDKLTKSGISLSANVGNLSAGEHTVPIIINSPDSVTSTLSTKQAKVRVTAKKQSGTNDEQTDKETSGSTSDKETKPDTGTGSGSGTNPGTGNSGDSTDKPSEETDTPEDNTDTPTDNTETGDDSSNQSDENSTPVDGQTDNTSGN, encoded by the coding sequence ATGGATAAATTGATGAATCGATCGTGGGTTATGAAAATTATCGCGTTGCTGTTAGCCTTCATGTTATATTTATCTGTTAATTTAGATGATGGTGCCAGTTCATCAAATAAAATTCTGAACCGAAGCAGTTCTGCCAACACTGGAGTAGAAACATTAACAGATGTTCCGGTTCAAGTATCCTACAATGAGAAGAACAGAATTGTAAGAGGTGTTCCGGATACGGTCATTATGACACTGGAAGGTCCTAAAAATATTTTGGCTCAAACAAAGCTACAAAAAGATTATCAAGCTTATATTGACCTTGATAATTTAAGCTTAGGGCAGCATAGAGTCAAGGTTCAGTATCGAAATATCTCTGATAATTTAAACGTAGTGGTTAAGCCTGATATTGTAAATGTAACAATTGAAGAACGCGATTCAAAACAGTTTTCAGTAGAGGCAAGCTATGATAAAAATAAGGTCAAAAATGGGTATGAAGCAGGGGAAGCAACCGTTAGCCCAAGAGCCGTCACGGTAACGGGCGCATCAAGTCAATTAGACCAAGTTGCTTATGTAAAAGCTATTATTGATTTAGATAATGCTTCAAAAACAGTGACGAAACAAGCAACTGTTGTCGCATTAGACAAGAATTTAAATAAATTGAATGTAACAGTTCAACCAGAAACGGTCAATGTAACAATCCCGGTGAAAAATATTAGTAAAAAAGTGCCGATCGATGTGATTCAAGAAGGCACGCCAGGCGACGGTGTCAACATTACGAAGCTAGAGCCTAAAACAGATACCGTGAAAATTATCGGTCCATCTGATTCTTTAGAAAAAATCGATAAAATTGATAATATTCCAGTCGATGTTACCGGTATTACGAAATCTAAAGATGTTAAGGTGAATGTCCCTGTTCCAGACGGAATAGATAGTGTAAGTCCTAAACAAATTACCGTTCATGTGGAAGTAGACAAACAAGGTGATGAGAAAGACGCAGAAGAAACGGACGCAAGTGCAGCTGAGACTAAGTCATTTAAGAATTTGCCGGTTTCTTTAACTGGTCAATCCTCAAAGTACACGTATGAACTGCTTTCTCCTACTTCAGTAGATGCGGATGTAAAAGGACCAAAATCTGATTTAGATAAGTTAACGAAAAGCGGCATTAGCTTGTCAGCGAATGTAGGGAATTTATCTGCTGGGGAGCACACGGTTCCTATTATAATAAATAGTCCTGACTCTGTTACATCAACACTATCGACTAAACAGGCAAAAGTTCGTGTAACAGCGAAAAAACAATCAGGGACAAATGATGAGCAAACGGATAAAGAAACAAGTGGAAGCACGAGCGATAAAGAAACAAAGCCAGACACGGGAACTGGATCAGGATCAGGAACAAATCCTGGGACGGGAAATTCAGGTGATTCAACTGATAAACCAAGCGAAGAGACTGATACACCTGAAGACAATACAGATACACCAACAGATAATACAGAAACTGGTGACGATAGTAGTAATCAAAGTGATGAAAATTCTACACCCGTAGATGGACAGACAGATAATACATCAGGAAACTAA
- the glmS gene encoding glutamine--fructose-6-phosphate transaminase (isomerizing): MCGIVGYIGTEDSKEILLRGLEKLEYRGYDSAGIAVVNNEGVHVFKEKGRIAELRQAVDNSVVAPAGIGHTRWATHGVPSQENAHPHQSTSGRFTLVHNGVIENYAILKREYLQDVTFKSETDTEVIVQLIEKIAAEGLDVEEAFRKTVSLLHGSYALALVDNEDKNTIYVAKNKSPLLVGVGEGFNVVASDAMAMLQVTDQYVELMDKETVIVTKEGVTIKTLDGEVVERAPYTAELDASDIEKGTYPHYMLKEIDEQPLVVRKIIQEYQNENNELHIDADILGAMDEADRIYIVACGTSYHAGLVGKQFIETWAKVPVEVHVASEFSYNMPLLSEKPLFIFISQSGETADSRAVLVQIKELGYKALTITNVPGSTLSRESDYTLLLHAGPEIAVASTKAYTAQLAVLSILAAVTAKTRGIELEFDLVQELAIVANTMEVLCDDKEEMESIALQFLATTRNAFFIGRSVDYYVGLEGALKLKEISYIQAEGFAGGELKHGTIALIENNTPIIALATQEHVNLSIRGNVKEVVARGANPCIISMKGLETEEDRYVIPKVHETLSPLAAVIPLQLISYYAALHRDCDVDKPRNLAKSVTVE, translated from the coding sequence ATGTGCGGAATTGTAGGATATATTGGAACAGAAGATTCGAAAGAAATTTTATTACGTGGTCTTGAAAAGTTAGAATATCGTGGCTATGACTCAGCAGGTATTGCAGTTGTTAACAATGAAGGCGTACACGTATTCAAAGAAAAAGGCCGTATTGCAGAATTGCGTCAGGCAGTAGATAACAGTGTTGTAGCACCAGCAGGTATCGGTCATACGCGTTGGGCAACTCATGGTGTACCAAGCCAAGAAAATGCTCACCCGCATCAAAGTACATCTGGACGCTTCACGCTTGTGCATAATGGTGTAATTGAAAACTATGCTATTTTGAAACGTGAATATTTACAAGATGTAACGTTCAAAAGCGAAACGGATACAGAAGTAATCGTTCAGTTAATTGAAAAAATCGCAGCAGAAGGCTTAGATGTAGAAGAAGCGTTCCGCAAGACAGTAAGCTTGCTTCACGGTTCTTATGCACTAGCTCTTGTTGATAACGAAGATAAAAATACAATCTACGTAGCTAAAAACAAAAGCCCGCTTCTTGTAGGTGTTGGCGAAGGATTTAACGTTGTAGCAAGCGATGCTATGGCAATGCTTCAAGTAACAGATCAGTACGTAGAATTAATGGATAAAGAAACAGTAATTGTTACAAAAGAAGGCGTAACAATTAAAACGCTTGATGGTGAAGTGGTAGAAAGAGCACCTTACACAGCAGAGCTTGATGCAAGTGATATTGAAAAAGGTACGTACCCTCACTATATGTTAAAAGAAATTGATGAGCAGCCTTTAGTTGTTCGTAAAATCATTCAAGAGTATCAAAATGAAAACAATGAACTGCACATTGATGCAGACATTTTAGGAGCAATGGATGAAGCAGACCGCATCTATATCGTAGCATGTGGAACAAGCTATCATGCAGGCCTAGTAGGTAAACAATTCATTGAAACGTGGGCGAAGGTTCCGGTAGAAGTGCACGTAGCAAGTGAATTCTCTTACAACATGCCGCTTTTATCTGAAAAGCCACTGTTTATCTTTATTTCTCAAAGTGGAGAAACAGCTGACAGCCGTGCAGTATTAGTTCAAATTAAAGAACTAGGTTACAAAGCGTTAACAATCACAAACGTTCCGGGATCAACATTATCTCGTGAATCTGATTATACGTTATTACTTCATGCAGGTCCGGAAATTGCTGTAGCATCAACAAAAGCTTATACAGCTCAATTAGCAGTCCTATCAATTCTAGCGGCTGTAACAGCAAAAACACGCGGCATTGAATTAGAATTTGATTTAGTTCAAGAGTTAGCAATCGTAGCAAACACAATGGAAGTACTTTGCGACGACAAAGAAGAAATGGAAAGCATTGCTCTTCAATTCTTAGCAACAACTCGCAACGCATTCTTTATTGGACGTTCTGTTGATTATTATGTAGGTTTAGAAGGCGCGTTAAAACTAAAAGAAATCTCTTACATTCAAGCAGAAGGATTTGCTGGAGGAGAGCTTAAGCACGGAACAATCGCTTTAATTGAAAACAATACGCCAATTATTGCATTAGCAACACAAGAACATGTAAACTTAAGCATCCGTGGTAACGTAAAAGAAGTAGTAGCACGTGGAGCTAATCCTTGTATCATTTCAATGAAAGGATTAGAAACAGAAGAAGATCGCTACGTGATTCCGAAAGTTCACGAAACACTTTCACCACTAGCAGCGGTTATTCCTTTACAATTAATCTCTTACTACGCTGCATTGCACCGCGATTGCGATGTAGATAAACCACGTAACTTAGCAAAATCAGTTACTGTAGAATAA